Proteins from one Drosophila gunungcola strain Sukarami chromosome 3R, Dgunungcola_SK_2, whole genome shotgun sequence genomic window:
- the LOC128265116 gene encoding uncharacterized protein LOC128265116 has product MRQFSAVLCLCLAVLARADKLGYNYQPVAHSSSGLSFQPSGLASNDAPAFAAAPSASFAAAPIADSFEGSQSAAAPNYAAPQAELQKEFFTYSADEGDFYDPAASDQVSNAVNKALRVVFIKGPENRGLEDAALALAKQAAQQETAIYVLNKQADIGDLANKLNAIRNNNNNKPEVHFVKYRTPEDAANAQRAIQGQYDQLGGSSQAQDGGVASTLNFASQPAPAPAPVHAASSQAPSQFLPAPQAEATAPISSYVPPATPGSSYLPANILRRLRF; this is encoded by the coding sequence ATGCGTCAGTTCTCCGCAGTCCTTTGCCTGTGCCTCGCCGTCTTGGCCAGAGCCGACAAACTGGGCTACAACTACCAGCCAGTGGCCCACTCCTCGTCGGGACTAAGCTTCCAGCCATCTGGCTTGGCCAGCAACGATGCTCCTGCCTTCGCGGCTGCACCCAGTGCATCCTTTGCCGCCGCTCCCATTGCTGACTCCTTCGAGGGATCCCAGTCGGCTGCTGCCCCCAACTACGCTGCTCCCCAGGCCGAGCTCCAGAAGGAGTTCTTCACCTACTCCGCCGACGAGGGTGACTTCTACGACCCGGCTGCCTCCGATCAGGTCTCCAATGCCGTGAACAAGGCTCTGCGCGTCGTCTTCATCAAGGGACCCGAGAACCGTGGCCTGGAGGATGCCGCTCTGGCTCTGGCCAAGCAGGCTGCCCAGCAGGAGACCGCCATCTATGTGCTGAACAAGCAGGCTGATATTGGAGATCTGGCCAACAAGCTGAATGCCAtccgcaacaacaacaacaacaagcccGAGGTGCACTTTGTCAAGTACAGGACTCCTGAGGATGCGGCCAATGCTCAGCGTGCCATCCAGGGTCAGTACGATCAGCTGGGCGGATCCAGCCAGGCCCAGGATGGCGGTGTGGCCTCCACCCTGAACTTCGCCTCCCAGCCCGcccccgctcccgctcccgtCCATGCCGCCAGCAGCCAGGCGCCCAGCCAGTTCCTGCCCGCCCCACAGGCCGAGGCTACCGCCCCCATCTCCTCGTACGTGCCACCTGCCACACCTGGAAGCTCCTACCTGCCCGCCAACATTCTGCGCCGTCTGCGGTTCTGA
- the LOC128265125 gene encoding uncharacterized protein LOC128265125 — protein MRSFIVLCLIALATADKLGYNYQPVAHSSSGLSFQPSGLASNDAPAFAAAPSASFAAAPIADSFEGSQSAAAPNYAAPQAELQKEFFTYSADEGDFYDPAASDQVSNAVNKALRVVFIKGPENRGLEDAALALAKQAAQQETAIYVLNKQADIGDLANKLNAIRNNNNNKPEVHFVKYRTPEDAANAQRAIQGQYDQLGGSSQSQNGGVASTLNFASQPAHHESAAASAPGPSYLPANIFRRFRL, from the coding sequence ATGCGTTCCTTTATCGTCCTGTGCCTTATTGCCCTGGCCACGGCCGACAAACTGGGCTACAACTACCAGCCAGTGGCCCACTCCTCGTCGGGACTAAGCTTCCAGCCATCTGGCTTGGCCAGCAACGATGCTCCTGCCTTTGCGGCTGCACCCAGTGCATCCTTTGCCGCCGCTCCCATTGCTGACTCCTTCGAGGGATCCCAGTCGGCTGCTGCCCCCAACTACGCTGCTCCCCAGGCCGAGCTCCAGAAGGAGTTCTTCACCTACTCCGCCGACGAGGGTGACTTCTACGACCCGGCTGCCTCCGATCAGGTCTCCAATGCCGTGAACAAGGCTCTGCGCGTCGTCTTCATCAAGGGACCCGAGAACCGTGGCCTGGAGGATGCCGCTCTGGCTCTGGCCAAGCAGGCTGCCCAGCAGGAGACCGCCATCTATGTGCTGAACAAGCAGGCTGATATTGGAGATCTGGCCAACAAGCTGAATGCCAtccgcaacaacaacaacaacaagcccGAGGTGCACTTCGTCAAGTACAGGACTCCTGAGGATGCGGCCAATGCCCAGCGTGCCATCCAGGGTCAGTACGACCAGCTGGGCGGATCTTCCCAGTCGCAGAACGGCGGTGTGGCCTCCACCCTGAACTTCGCCTCCCAGCCCGCCCACCACGAGAGCGCCGCTGCCAGTGCTCCTGGTCCCAGCTACTTGCCCGCCAACATCTTCCGCCGTTTCCGTCTTTAA